CTTCTGATGGAGGACTGCATGTTTATGGTTGGTGGAAGGGAAAGCTTGAGGAGTATCTTTCGTTTAAACAAAGCTGTTCGGAAAATGGGGTGACCTGGACGGATGCCTCGCCTTACTTCTATGGTGCCAGCCCACCTGCGGCTTGCCTTGGCTTTTCTCATCCAACGTTCGAGGAAATCAGGGAAGGAATAAAGATCATGGGTAGGGTTGACTGGTAGACCTAGAAAAAGCTTCTTCGAGGCTCTCTCATAAACAACAAGACCTTAAGAAGAAGCTTTCTTCCCACGTTTTACATTTTATCTAGACAAGCTGCCCTTTGATCTTCCTCCTTTTGCATCTTCTTACGCTCTAAAAATGCTCTAAACTCTTCCTTGCTTACATTTGCATTCATAGCTTCTACTACAAGCTCCATCCATTCTTTTTCCAGCGTTTTGCGTTCCATATCTTCTCCCCCTTGTTGCTTAAGATACTGAACTACTTCTAATCATGATAACACATGATTAGTGCTTTTGTACTATTTTTTCATCAAAAGTGGTACTTTTGTACTGATATCTTGAATTAGGGCTAAACCTGGACAAACAGAAGAAAAAACTTCTCCTTATTTCACTCGGTTTAGCCCTATTAGTCTCAATAGGCGGAATCATTACGCCACTTATCCTGTTTACAACAACTTCATAAACTCTTCTTCTGTTAAAATCGCAATATTTAAGTCCTGAGCCTTCTTCAGCTTAGATCCTGCCGCCTCACCAGCTACGACGTAATCCGTCTTCGCACTAACACTTCCGGATACTTTTCCGCCTCTCTCTTCCACAGCAGCCTGCGCTTCTTTTCGGCTCATCTGCTCTAGCGTTCCTGTTAACACCACTGTCTTCCCTGCAAAAGGAGAGTCACTGCTTATTTCCTCTAAACGAGGTCCCTTATACTCAAAATTGACACCGGCTTGTCTTAAACGATCAATCGTTTCCCTCACCTGCGGAATAGCAAAATACGCCGCTACGCTATGAGCCATTTTAGGTCCAATCTCATCAATGGCAATAAGCTCTTCCTCCGTAGTCTCCATTAAGCGATCTAAAGTAAGGAAGGTTTGGCTAAGAGTTTTCGCAGCTTTCGCTCCCACAAGACGAATCCCCAACCCGAATACTAGCTTTTCCATCGAGTTTTGCTTACTTAATTCAATTCCAGCAAGAAGGTTATCAACTGACTTCTCTCCCATCCGCTCCAAGGCAAGAAGCGACTCTCTTTCAAGGAAGTAGAGATCCGCCACATCTCGAATAAGCTCATGGTTAAAAAGCTGCGTAATCACCTTTTCACCCAATCCGTCAATATTCATAGCGTTACGTGATACATAGTGGATTAACCCTTCACGGATATGAGCTGAACAAGAAGGATTGACACAGCGAAGGGCTACTTCCTCTTCTAGTCGTACTAACTCACTCTCGCACTCCGGACAATGGGTAGGCATGGAATAGGGACGTTCCTCACCTGTTCTTCTTTCGGCTAAGACCCCGACTACTTCTGGGATAATATCTCCCGCTTTCTTCACAATTACGTGATCGCCGATCATAAGCCCTTTTTCTCGAATGATATCTTCATTATGAAGAGACGCTCGTTTAACCGTAGTCCCTGCAAGACTTACGGGCTTGAGGATGGCTGTAGGAGTGACCGCTCCTGTTCGTCCCACACTTACTTCAATATCTTCTAGAATCGTCACGACTTCCTCTGCCGGAAACTTGTAGGCCGTAGCCCAACGCGGACTCTTTGCAGTGAAGCCTAATTCCCGTTGCTGTGCATAACTATCTACCTTGATGACCATCCCGTCAATATCATAAGGAAGCTGACTTCGCTTCTCCGTCCAACCTTCTACAAACTCGATCACATCCTCAATAGATGAAAACACTCGGCGTTCTTGGTTTACTTTAAATCCTAGGGCTTCTAAGTAGTCCAAACCTTCGCTATGAGAATCCACTTGCTCACCTTCAAGCATGCCGATTCCATAAAGGAAAAGATCCAACTCCCTTTCTGCTGCCAGCTTTGGGTCTAATTGACGAAGGGATCCCGCTGCTACATTACGCGGATTGGCAAACAGCTGCTCCTCTCGCTCTGCTCTTGCTTTATTCAGTTTATCGAAAGCCTTACGCGGCATAAACGCTTCGCCACGCACCTCTATCGTTCTTCGCTCAGAAAGGCGCAAAGGAAGCGATCGGATCGTCTTAAGATTCTGAGTGATATCTTCTCCGATAGACCCATCCCCACGTGTGGCTCCTTGAATGAACACTCCGTTCTCATAACGTAAAGACACCGCTAATCCGTCAATCTTTAGTTCGCACACATAGCGGACCTCATCCGTCGTTACATTTTGTCTTACCCGGCGGTCAAAATCCCTTAGATCATCCGCACCGAAGCTGTTTCCAAGACTGAGCATCGGAATACGGTGCTCTACCTTTTCAAAG
The Ammoniphilus sp. CFH 90114 DNA segment above includes these coding regions:
- a CDS encoding anti-repressor SinI family protein, which codes for MERKTLEKEWMELVVEAMNANVSKEEFRAFLERKKMQKEEDQRAACLDKM
- the ligA gene encoding NAD-dependent DNA ligase LigA, which encodes MDLMAAQTRVEELREVINNHNYFYYVKDNPQITDQEYDQLMRELMDLESKFPALKTADSPSVRVGGEPLPFFEKVEHRIPMLSLGNSFGADDLRDFDRRVRQNVTTDEVRYVCELKIDGLAVSLRYENGVFIQGATRGDGSIGEDITQNLKTIRSLPLRLSERRTIEVRGEAFMPRKAFDKLNKARAEREEQLFANPRNVAAGSLRQLDPKLAAERELDLFLYGIGMLEGEQVDSHSEGLDYLEALGFKVNQERRVFSSIEDVIEFVEGWTEKRSQLPYDIDGMVIKVDSYAQQRELGFTAKSPRWATAYKFPAEEVVTILEDIEVSVGRTGAVTPTAILKPVSLAGTTVKRASLHNEDIIREKGLMIGDHVIVKKAGDIIPEVVGVLAERRTGEERPYSMPTHCPECESELVRLEEEVALRCVNPSCSAHIREGLIHYVSRNAMNIDGLGEKVITQLFNHELIRDVADLYFLERESLLALERMGEKSVDNLLAGIELSKQNSMEKLVFGLGIRLVGAKAAKTLSQTFLTLDRLMETTEEELIAIDEIGPKMAHSVAAYFAIPQVRETIDRLRQAGVNFEYKGPRLEEISSDSPFAGKTVVLTGTLEQMSRKEAQAAVEERGGKVSGSVSAKTDYVVAGEAAGSKLKKAQDLNIAILTEEEFMKLL